From the Xiphophorus maculatus strain JP 163 A chromosome 20, X_maculatus-5.0-male, whole genome shotgun sequence genome, one window contains:
- the ap5b1 gene encoding AP-5 complex subunit beta-1 yields the protein MATNWTERIRAFCCSPSGFLTETSPDTFLSELLRELRDDRVSYGVKVLLLSPLCEYPTLLCSSESAGEETALDLMSVFTQCPSRFSQFRCHLLVALTGVLVCSSCVNGHSRAALDFLDLLLRMARDASDPPGEGTRRLLRATACDCLREMEASCPGLLSQRLELLAGLRQLETSRLHQAFGVLQILALRNAVYQLTKQAGAGAAHLKALLGGNGSVAWEADQEAVHMDATDAAMLSSLILGPMGRVPTLHTGPDCKELRSVLSSLLEESYLLTPLCQAALFHRLTEVVAMVPGIPPAVFRAQLLRLLGTNEVCLLHVTLLMKCGFTDSLFSAEDEAFLLKRLVVLSQHPLLSSPEKLFYMDCILHFPENRPISCGDSDEAPPVLLTPQLASVLLPSVFNDSATLLSRLNLQALVFLEEGDEESRGLAYIYDHLAALLHIVDRGGSRDIVVTFFRAAFLFLFYFHHVERYATCLSEQLCHLYLQHTRLAPHILNLVNQTQERLPECKWFVGLLQGLQRVITRVPFGQLPLHDLSSHLKVLDRVAEEEEICQRSSLCFLSTIVTQTSSSLCTSGDWRLGNGLLGVCRRVLLHPNLDSMLIPLADILQHLAFHYGDTDIRDHARLYYTFLTMLSREKLSAVLVQSAAEGGGQVKKRTLSCVMAESEGLTNTLTVHQTEKPIFQLTEALPGPHQEAENLQLNQEDEYKTLECYRAQFSKSGFASLIVLKYHLTHTEPHDPRFEQLFSIQLHFSLTDDHYEELQDISVPCLFRQGPPPVVQLTLKPRRPYPTTIHASAIFTSKDGLTWHTAMPDIHVAFQQVFLPLPAPPTWSRASTRDVFECLWDEMRHETGESCISLFCCQLGEAALKALVEKHFHSFLVPDPLEEAAEFRALLFLPPKSHMLLKIGSTEDAAHFNMATDDCRLLPQMNSYLLKVTSSLENSVS from the exons ATGGCGACAAACTGGACGGAGAGAATTAGAGCTTTCTGCTGCAGTCCAAGTGGCTTCCTGACAGAAACGAGCCCGGATACTTTCCTGTCAGAGCTGCTTCGGGAGCTGCGGGATGACAGAGTCAGCTACGGAGTGAAG GTCCTCCTGTTGTCTCCCCTCTGTGAATATCCAACCCTGCTGTGCTCCTCAGAATCTGCCGGCGAGGAGACAGCCCTGGATCTCATGTCGGTGTTCACCCAGTGTCCGTCCAGGTTCAGCCAGTTTCGCTGCCATCTCCTCGTGGCCCTCACCGGCGTCCTCGTCTGCTCCTCCTGTGTGAACGGCCACTCCCGGGCTGCGCTGGACTTTCTCGACTTGCTCCTTCGGATGGCTCGGGACGCCAGCGACCCCCCCGGCGAGGGCACACGGCGCCTTCTCAGAGCGACGGCCTGCGACTGCCTGCGCGAGATGGAGGCCAGTTGTCCCGGACTTCTCTCCCAGCGCCTCGAGCTCTTGGCCGGGCTGCGGCAGCTGGAGACCTCCAGGCTTCATCAGGCTTTTGGGGTGCTGCAGATTCTGGCGCTGAGAAATGCTGTTTATCAGCTCACTAAGCAAGCAGGAGCAGGCGCTGCGCATCTTAAAGCTCTGCTAGGAGGAAATGGCTCCGTTGCGTGGGAGGCAGACCAGGAAGCCGTCCACATGGACGCCACGGATGCGGCCATGCTGTCGTCCCTCATCCTAGGACCAATGGGCAGAGTGCCGACCCTTCACACCGGACCTGACTGTAAGGAGCTGCGGTCTGTCCTCTCTTCCCTATTAGAAGAGTCCTACCTCCTCACGCCTTTGTGTCAGGCTGCACTTTTCCACAGACTAACCGAGGTGGTTGCCATGGTGCCCGGGATCCCTCCAGCCGTATTTCGAGCTCAGCTCCTGCGACTGCTGGGAACCAACGAG GTTTGCCTCCTCCATGTCACCCTGCTGATGAAGTGCGGCTTCACCGACAGCCTCTTCAGCGCCGAAGACGAAGCCTTCCTCCTGAAGCGGCTGGTAGTCCTCTCCCAGCACCCGCTCCTGAGCTCGCCCGAGAAGCTCTTCTACATGGACTGCATCCTGCACTTTCCAGAGAACCGTCCAATCAGCTGCGGTGACAGCGACGAGGCCCCTCCTGTGCTGCTGACCCCACAGCTGGCCTCGGTCCTGCTGCCTTCGGTGTTTAATGACAGCGCCACCCTGCTGAGCCGACTCAACCTGCAGGCTCTGGTCTTCCTGGAAGAAGGGGACGAGGAGAGCCGGGGCCTGGCCTACATCTACGACCACCTTGCGGCGCTGCTGCACATCGTGGACAGGGGAGGCAGCAGAGATATTGTTGTGACCTTTTTCAGAGCTgccttcctcttcctgttttacTTCCACCATGTGGAGCGGTACGCAACTTGCCTTAGCGAGCAGCTATGCCATCTCTACCTCCAACACACCCGGCTGGCCCCACACATCCTCAACCTAGTCAATCAGACTCAAGAGAGGTTACCAGAGTGCAAGTGGTTTGTGGGGCTCCTGCAGGGTCTCCAGAGAGTGATAACCAGGGTCCCGTTTGGCCAGCTCCCCCTACATGACCTCAGCAGCCACCTTAAGGTGCTGGATCGGGtggcagaggaagaagaaatcTGTCAGCGTAGCTCCCTTTGCTTTCTGTCCACTATTGTCACCCAAACTTCCTCCTCGCTGTGTACCAGTGGCGACTGGCGGTTGGGAAATGGTCTGCTGGGAGTTTGCCGCCGTGTGCTCCTCCATCCCAATCTGGACTCTATGCTTATTCCTTTGGCCGACATTCTGCAGCATCTTGCCTTCCACTATGGCGACACGGACATCAGGGACCACGCCCGCCTCTACTACACGTTCCTCACGATGTTATCTCGGGAGAAGCTGTCCGCAGTGCTGGTGCAGAGTGCCGCAGAGGGCGGTGGTCAAGTCAAGAAGCGAACGCTGTCCTGCGTTATGGCGGAGAGCGAGGGGCTGACTAACACCCTGACCGTCCACCAGACCGAGAAACCCATATTTCAGCTGACCGAGGCTTTACCTGGGCCACATCAAGAGGCAGAAAACCTTCAGCTGAATCAGGAGGATgagtacaaaacactggaatgttACAGGGCTCAGTTCAGCAAGTCTGGCTTTGCTTCACTTATCGTGTTAAAGTACCACCTGACCCACACGGAGCCCCATGACCCTCGCTTCGAGCAGCTTTTCAGCATCCAGCTCCACTTCAGCCTCACAGACGATCACTACGAAGAGCTGCAGGACATCAGCGTCCCCTGTCTCTTCAGACAGGGACCACCGCCCGTGGTGCAGCTGACACTGAAGCCCAGACGGCCGTACCCAACCACCATCCACGCAAGCGCCATCTTCACCTCTAAGGACGGGCTCACCTGGCACACCGCTATGCCGGACATCCACGTGGCATTCCAGCAGGTCTTCCTGCCGCTGCCCGCACCCCCAACCTGGAGCAGAGCCAGCACACGAGACGTCTTTGAGTGCCTGTGGGATGAAATGCGCCATGAGACGGGAGAGTCTTGTATCAGTCTGTTCTGCTGCCAGCTGGGGGAGGCCGCTCTGAAAGCTCTGGTGGAGAAACACTTCCATTCCTTCCTTGTGCCAGACCCGTTGGAGGAGGCAGCCGAGTTCAGGGCGCTCCTGTTTCTCCCACCAAAGTCTCACATGCTGCTTAAGATCGGCTCTACGGAGGACGCCGCGCACTTCAACATGGCCACCGATGACTGTCGGCTGCTTCCTCAGATGAACTCATACCTGCTGAAAGTCACTTCTTCACTAGAGAATTCTGTCTCATGA
- the LOC111605892 gene encoding uncharacterized protein C1orf50 homolog: protein MDRAVSLPSQPEKVTTVNLVETSTAPSGMELVSSYQTNRVGDPMDLVALAEQVQKGDDFVKANACNKLTVIADQIRYLQEQAKKVLEEAKRDADLHHAACNIVKKPGNMYYLYQRPSGQKYFSIISPKEWGPSCPHPFLGAFKLQPDMSWTPVDEVEKRDAELAVMGKLLSHQTALPPYTGPNFRGLDE from the exons ATGGACAGGGCCGTCAGTCTGCCCAGCCAACCAGAAAAGGTCACCACAG TGAACCTGGTTGAGACCAGCACGGCCCCCAGTGGGATGGAACTGGTCAGCTCCTATCAGACCAACAGAGTGGGGGACCCCATGGACCTGGTCGCTCTTGCCGAGCAAGTGCAGAAG GGGGACGACTTTGTCAAAGCCAACGCTTGCAACAAACTGACAGTAATCGCTGACCAGATCAGGTACCTGCAGGAGCAGGCCAAAAAG GTTTTAGAAGAAGCAAAGAGAGACGCTGACCTCCACCATGCTGCCtgtaatattgtgaaaaagccAGGCAACATGTACTACTTGTACCAGCGGCCGTCTGGACAGAAATACTTCTCCATCATCTCCCCTAAG GAGTGGGGACCAAGCTGCCCTCATCCGTTTCTTGGCGCATTCAAGCTTCAGCCTGACATGTCCTGGACTCCTGTGGATGAGGTGGAGAAGAGGGACGCAGAGCTCGCCGTCATGGGCAAACTGCTCAGCCACCAGACAGCCCTACCTCCATACACGGGACCCAACTTCAGAGGTCTAGATGAATAA
- the LOC102221792 gene encoding kinetochore protein Nuf2 isoform X2: protein MRILHLLYRFRPECHSMVPFSENIQYPGYHEGATAIISVYTRMRQFLPMCLVYDFSLNDLLAPKKQKTLVILSAIMNFLHFRKERMVLILEKQAKFRTDMDKLQTYTRGNREAEKKIEQLTTIPPEQQAEADELAAALSELQATTVHEYQEVNIKNENIAEWKTKIAEKTQKLSQVKVDVSNLKEDITKLKSQIVESPEELKSQKEKMKEAAKKIKNSIAETDEYVVEMQNRVQSVAHAEAELQQMNSLLQDLESSMNNTRLRQEEYQELLIQSEKMQKELKSLCSEEVQLKRALGMKLDKECKQNIRRQKKRETKEHHVQEVLGQCNQIHQKREEMADKIQAIIGETRQLKAKIKSLRDVCSKETEKAQALYDTLSTSMDGLHKRIEMHITDLKLHQDV, encoded by the exons ATGAGAATCCTGCATCTCCTGTACCGCTTCAGGCCTGAGTGCCACTCCATG GTTCCCTTTTCAGAGAACATCCAGTATCCGGGCTACCATGAGGGTGCTACTGCCATAATAAGTGTCTACACACGGAT gagGCAGTTTCTGCCGATGTGCCTGGTGTACGACTTTTCATTGAATGACCTTCTGGCTCCAA aaaaacagaagactcTGGTCATTCTGAGTGCCATCATGAACTTTCTCCACTTCAGGAAGGAGAGGATGGTGTTGATACTGGAGAAACAGGCCAAATTT AGGACAGACATGGACAAACTGCAGACATACACCAGAGGCAACCgggaagcagagaagaagattGAGCAGCTAAC GACCATCCCACCAGAGCAGCAGGCCGAGGCAGATGAGCTGGCTGCCGctctctctgagctgcaggcCACCACCGTGCATGAATACCAGGAAGTG AACATCAAAAACGAAAACATTGCAGAGTGGAAAACCAAAATAGCAGAGAAGACGCAGAAGCTG TCCCAAGTGAAGGTGGACGTCAGTAACCTGAAAGAGGACATCACCAAACTCAAGTCTCAGATCGTGGAGTCTCCAGAGGAACTGAAGAGCCAGAAGGAGAAGATGAAGGAAGCTGCGAAGAAAATCAAGAACTCCATA gcAGAAACAGACGAGTATGTGGTGGAGATGCAGAACAGGGTGCAGAGCGTGGCCCACGCTGAGGCCGAGCTCCAGCAGATGAACAGCCTGCTGCAGGACCTGGAGAGCAGCATGAACAACACCAGGCTGCGTCAGGAAGAG TACCAGGAGCTGTTGATTCAAAGCGAGAAGATGCAAAAGGAGCTGAAAAGTCTGTGCAGCGAGGAGGTCCAGCTGAAGCGGGCTCTGGGCATGAAGCTGGATAAGGAGTGCAAACAGAACATCCGCAggcagaagaagagagagacgAAGGAACACCATGTCCAGGAAGTGCTGGG GCAGTGCAACCAAATCCACCAGAAACGCGAGGAGATGGCGGATAAGATCCAAGCGATCATCGGAGAGACCCGTCAGCTGAAGGCCAAGATCAAGAGCCTGAGAGACGTCTGCAGCAAAGAGACGGAGAAGGCCCAG GCGCTGTATGACACCCTGTCAACATCAATGGATGGTCTTCACAAGAGGATCGAGATGCACATTACAGACCTGAAACTTCACCAAGATGTCTAA
- the LOC111605878 gene encoding myosin-J heavy chain-like gives MKAFRDKEANSNTQVKKIIEKFSDLSRETGSTISRSSKTSSCDSGKEKVQQTLAEETQKLHGILKEVGMMSIVKQSLIERNEELKMQVLNIEQAAFEKDNLLRDKDEKLNKLFHVNRTLKENNTTLEQNTTALENKSTSLKQRINALEKEKNTLQQEKTALGQKSTALQQRNNVLEKEKNTLEQEKTALGQKSTALEQRINALEKEKSTLEKEKTALGNKNTTLKHINHALERERNTLEMENTIFDEINTVLEQKRASLEEKSNFLEQINTALTLRSTSLEQKCSILENINTTLEQENEILEQKNTDLKNMNIDLQLKLEQLNQQPPKQKISENIKSVSDQLQKQPIFRRVISGVSNTFLKMYQTGTIRYWVDTWYC, from the coding sequence atgaaagcttttcGAGATAAAGAGGCAAATTCTAACACACAAGTAAAGAAAATCATTGAGAAATTTTCGGATTTGTCCAGAGAAACGGGATCAACAATAAGTCGCAGCAGTAAGACATCATCTTGTGATTCTGGGAAGGAAAAAGTACAACAGACATTAGCTGAAGAGACACAGAAGCTCCATGGAATATTGAAAGAAGTTGGCATGATGTCCATTGTAAAACAGTCTCTGATTGAAAGAAATGAGGAGCTGAAGATGCAAGTTCTGAACATAGAACAAGCTGCATTTGAAAAAGACAATCTGCTTCGAGACAAAGAtgagaaattaaacaaactgttCCACGTAAACAGAACGTTAAAGGAGAACAACACCACCCTGGAGCAGAATACCACTGCCTtggagaacaaaagcacctCCCTGAAGCAGAGAATCAAtgccctggagaaggaaaaaaacaccctgcagcaggaaaaaactGCCCTAGGGCAGAAAAGCACCGCTcttcagcagagaaacaatgtcctggagaaagaaaaaaatacgcTGGAGCAGGAAAAAACTGCCCTAGGGCAGAAAAGCACCGCTCTGGAACAGAGAATCAACgccctggagaaagaaaaaagtaccctggagaaggaaaaaactgctCTAGGGAATAAAAACACGACTCTGAAACATATAAACCATGCCCtggaaagggaaagaaatacCCTGGAGatggaaaacacaattttcGACGAGATAAACACCGTCTTGGAGCAGAAAAGAGCCTCCTTGGAGGAGAAAAGCAACTTCTTGGAACAGATAAACACCGCCCTGACGCTGAGAAGCACCTCTCTGGAGCAGAAATGTTCTATCTTGGAGAATATCAACACCACCTTGGAGCAGGAAAACGAGATCCTGGAGCAGAAAAATACTGACTTAAAGAATATGAACATCGACCTGCAGCTTAAACTGGAGCAGCTGAACCAGCAGCCACCTAAACAGAAAATCAGCGAAAACATCAAATCAGTTTCAGATCAGCTACAGAAGCAGCCTATATTCAGACGTGTCATCAGTGGCGTCTCCAATACCTTCCTGAAAATGTACCAAACAGGTACTATCAGGTACTGGGTTGACACTTGGTACTGctaa
- the LOC102221792 gene encoding kinetochore protein Nuf2 isoform X1, with product MTENTFPLHNADAIVNFYRSEVLIGQEAKQFTKGDLTPVPKPEAVQTLYMRILHLLYRFRPECHSMVPFSENIQYPGYHEGATAIISVYTRMRQFLPMCLVYDFSLNDLLAPKKQKTLVILSAIMNFLHFRKERMVLILEKQAKFRTDMDKLQTYTRGNREAEKKIEQLTTIPPEQQAEADELAAALSELQATTVHEYQEVNIKNENIAEWKTKIAEKTQKLSQVKVDVSNLKEDITKLKSQIVESPEELKSQKEKMKEAAKKIKNSIAETDEYVVEMQNRVQSVAHAEAELQQMNSLLQDLESSMNNTRLRQEEYQELLIQSEKMQKELKSLCSEEVQLKRALGMKLDKECKQNIRRQKKRETKEHHVQEVLGQCNQIHQKREEMADKIQAIIGETRQLKAKIKSLRDVCSKETEKAQALYDTLSTSMDGLHKRIEMHITDLKLHQDV from the exons ATGACTGAAAACACCTTTCCCCTCCATAATGCGGACGCTATTGTTAATTTCTACCGCAGTGAGGTTCTTATCGGCCAGGAGGCCAAACAGTTCACTAAAGGAGACCTGACCCCGGTTCCCAAG CCAGAAGCAGTTCAGACGCTGTACATGAGAATCCTGCATCTCCTGTACCGCTTCAGGCCTGAGTGCCACTCCATG GTTCCCTTTTCAGAGAACATCCAGTATCCGGGCTACCATGAGGGTGCTACTGCCATAATAAGTGTCTACACACGGAT gagGCAGTTTCTGCCGATGTGCCTGGTGTACGACTTTTCATTGAATGACCTTCTGGCTCCAA aaaaacagaagactcTGGTCATTCTGAGTGCCATCATGAACTTTCTCCACTTCAGGAAGGAGAGGATGGTGTTGATACTGGAGAAACAGGCCAAATTT AGGACAGACATGGACAAACTGCAGACATACACCAGAGGCAACCgggaagcagagaagaagattGAGCAGCTAAC GACCATCCCACCAGAGCAGCAGGCCGAGGCAGATGAGCTGGCTGCCGctctctctgagctgcaggcCACCACCGTGCATGAATACCAGGAAGTG AACATCAAAAACGAAAACATTGCAGAGTGGAAAACCAAAATAGCAGAGAAGACGCAGAAGCTG TCCCAAGTGAAGGTGGACGTCAGTAACCTGAAAGAGGACATCACCAAACTCAAGTCTCAGATCGTGGAGTCTCCAGAGGAACTGAAGAGCCAGAAGGAGAAGATGAAGGAAGCTGCGAAGAAAATCAAGAACTCCATA gcAGAAACAGACGAGTATGTGGTGGAGATGCAGAACAGGGTGCAGAGCGTGGCCCACGCTGAGGCCGAGCTCCAGCAGATGAACAGCCTGCTGCAGGACCTGGAGAGCAGCATGAACAACACCAGGCTGCGTCAGGAAGAG TACCAGGAGCTGTTGATTCAAAGCGAGAAGATGCAAAAGGAGCTGAAAAGTCTGTGCAGCGAGGAGGTCCAGCTGAAGCGGGCTCTGGGCATGAAGCTGGATAAGGAGTGCAAACAGAACATCCGCAggcagaagaagagagagacgAAGGAACACCATGTCCAGGAAGTGCTGGG GCAGTGCAACCAAATCCACCAGAAACGCGAGGAGATGGCGGATAAGATCCAAGCGATCATCGGAGAGACCCGTCAGCTGAAGGCCAAGATCAAGAGCCTGAGAGACGTCTGCAGCAAAGAGACGGAGAAGGCCCAG GCGCTGTATGACACCCTGTCAACATCAATGGATGGTCTTCACAAGAGGATCGAGATGCACATTACAGACCTGAAACTTCACCAAGATGTCTAA